The following proteins come from a genomic window of Chaetodon auriga isolate fChaAug3 chromosome 16, fChaAug3.hap1, whole genome shotgun sequence:
- the nprl3 gene encoding GATOR1 complex protein NPRL3 isoform X2 has translation MMFNPLAGLPDDRKSMYSQSQNSVYKTGDKTSPISVIVVSSGSRGNKLLFRYPFQRAAECPSSLTAKQRSPYALNTTGDGLEDQDGDSRFSDIILATILATKSDMCGKKFELKIDNVRFVGHPTLLQHPPIIQVSKTDPSPKREMPTMILFNVVFALRANADPSVISCMHNLSRRIAIALQHEERRCQYLTREAKLMLAVQDEITTMTETDGSPQSPFRQILPKCKLARDLKEAYDSLCTTGVVRLHINNWLEVSFCLPHKIHRIGGTYIPPEALERSLKAIRPYHALLLLESEKSLLSQLPLDCSPAMVRLIKTCSAVKNLQQLAQDADLALLQIFQIAAHLVYWGKAIIIYPLCENNVYMLSPHANICLYSPLAEQFAQQFTGHDLPSILAKLSLPVSLAEFMNPMDAPAPEAQLIQMVVWMLQRRLLIQLHTYVCLLVPPSEDEPGLRDEDPPLAARVGGRSLSTPSALSFGSPTSSDDMTLTSPSMDNSSAELLPGGDSPLNKRMTETLLASLSEHERQVILNIPAAQNPEDLRMFARLLHYFRGHHHLEEIMYNENMRRSQLKTLFDKFRSVLVVTNHEDPIISIFQSPME, from the exons atgatgtTCAACCCATTAGCGGGGTTACCAGATGACCGAAAATCCATGTACAGTCAGTCACAAAATAGTGTGTACAAAACTGGCGACAAAACGAGTCCTATTAGCGTCATAGTGGTCAGCTCTGGCAGCCGAGGAAACAAGCTGCTTTTTCGATACCCTTTCCAAAGAGCGGCTGAATGTCCGTCATCTCTTACAG CAAAACAACGAAGTCCGTATGCACTGAACACAACGGGGGATGGCCTTGAAGATCAGGATGGTGATTCAAG GTTCTCTGACATCATCCTTGCCACCATCCTGGCCACCAAATCTGACATGTGCGGAAAGAAGTTTGAGCTGAAGATAGACAATGTTCGATTTGTGGGTCACCCTACCCTCCTTCAGCATCCTCCCATCATTCAG GTTTCTAAGACTGACCCTTCTCCTAAAAGAGAAATGCCTACGATGATCCTGTTTAATGTGGTGTTTGCACTAAGG GCGAATGCTGACCCGTCTGTCATCAGCTGCATGCACAACTTGTCACGCCGCATCGCCATAGCCCTGCAGCACGAGGAGCGGCGCTGCCAGTACCTGACCAGGGAGGCCAAACTGATGCTGGCCGTTCAGGATGAGATTACTACGATGACTGAGA cGGATGGAAGCCCTCAGTCCCCATTTAGACAAATTCTTCCAAAATGTAAGCTGGCCAGAGACCTGAAGGAGGCTTATGACAG CCTTTGTACAACTGGTGTGGTGCGACTACATATTAACAACTGGCTCGAGGTGAGCTTCTGTTTACCACACAAGATACACAGGATTGGTGGCACCTATATCCCCCCAGAGGCATTAGAGCGCAGCCTTAAGGCTATAAG ACCCTATcatgccctgctgctgctggaaagtgAGAAGTCACTGCTGAGCCAGCTTCCTCTGGACTGCTCGCCTGCCATGGTGCGCCTCATCAAAACCTGCTCAGCTGtgaaaaacctgcagcagctcgCACAGGATGCTGACCTTGCCTTACTTCAG aTCTTTCAAATTGCTGCTCACTTGGTTTACTGGGGCAAAGCGATCATCATCTACCCACTATGTGAGAACAATGTCTACATGCTGTCTCCTCATGCCAACATCTGCCT ATACTCACCATTGGCTGAGCAGTTTGCCCAGCAGTTTACTGGTCATGATCTGCCCTCCATTTTAGCCAAGTTATCACTGCCTGTGTCACTGGCCGAGTTCATGAACCCCATGGATGCTCCTGCACCGGAG GCCCAGCTGATCCAGATGGTGGTGTGGATGCTCCAGCGCCGCCTGCTGATCCAGTTGCACACGTACGTCTGCCTGTTGGTGCCGCCCAGCGAGGATGAGCCCGGATTGAGGGATGAAGACCCTCCACTGGCTGCCCGAGTAGGAGGCCGCAGTCTCAGCACCCCTAGCGCTCTCAGCTTCGGTTCCCCAA CCAGCAGTGATGACATGACCCTGACCAGTCCAAGTATGGACAACTCCAGTGCAGAACTACTGCCTGGTGGGGACTCTCCACTCAACAAGAGGATGACAGAGACGCTACTGGCCAGCCTGTCAGAGCATGAGAGGCAGGTTATTCTAAACATCCCTGCTGCACAAAATCCAGAGGATCTGCGCATGTTTGCTAG
- the nprl3 gene encoding GATOR1 complex protein NPRL3 isoform X1, whose product MMFNPLAGLPDDRKSMYSQSQNSVYKTGDKTSPISVIVVSSGSRGNKLLFRYPFQRAAECPSSLTAKQRSPYALNTTGDGLEDQDGDSREQSPLTDEQLVAGFSDIILATILATKSDMCGKKFELKIDNVRFVGHPTLLQHPPIIQVSKTDPSPKREMPTMILFNVVFALRANADPSVISCMHNLSRRIAIALQHEERRCQYLTREAKLMLAVQDEITTMTETDGSPQSPFRQILPKCKLARDLKEAYDSLCTTGVVRLHINNWLEVSFCLPHKIHRIGGTYIPPEALERSLKAIRPYHALLLLESEKSLLSQLPLDCSPAMVRLIKTCSAVKNLQQLAQDADLALLQIFQIAAHLVYWGKAIIIYPLCENNVYMLSPHANICLYSPLAEQFAQQFTGHDLPSILAKLSLPVSLAEFMNPMDAPAPEAQLIQMVVWMLQRRLLIQLHTYVCLLVPPSEDEPGLRDEDPPLAARVGGRSLSTPSALSFGSPTSSDDMTLTSPSMDNSSAELLPGGDSPLNKRMTETLLASLSEHERQVILNIPAAQNPEDLRMFARLLHYFRGHHHLEEIMYNENMRRSQLKTLFDKFRSVLVVTNHEDPIISIFQSPME is encoded by the exons atgatgtTCAACCCATTAGCGGGGTTACCAGATGACCGAAAATCCATGTACAGTCAGTCACAAAATAGTGTGTACAAAACTGGCGACAAAACGAGTCCTATTAGCGTCATAGTGGTCAGCTCTGGCAGCCGAGGAAACAAGCTGCTTTTTCGATACCCTTTCCAAAGAGCGGCTGAATGTCCGTCATCTCTTACAG CAAAACAACGAAGTCCGTATGCACTGAACACAACGGGGGATGGCCTTGAAGATCAGGATGGTGATTCAAG AGAACAATCTCCACTAACTGACGAACAGTTGGTAGCAGG GTTCTCTGACATCATCCTTGCCACCATCCTGGCCACCAAATCTGACATGTGCGGAAAGAAGTTTGAGCTGAAGATAGACAATGTTCGATTTGTGGGTCACCCTACCCTCCTTCAGCATCCTCCCATCATTCAG GTTTCTAAGACTGACCCTTCTCCTAAAAGAGAAATGCCTACGATGATCCTGTTTAATGTGGTGTTTGCACTAAGG GCGAATGCTGACCCGTCTGTCATCAGCTGCATGCACAACTTGTCACGCCGCATCGCCATAGCCCTGCAGCACGAGGAGCGGCGCTGCCAGTACCTGACCAGGGAGGCCAAACTGATGCTGGCCGTTCAGGATGAGATTACTACGATGACTGAGA cGGATGGAAGCCCTCAGTCCCCATTTAGACAAATTCTTCCAAAATGTAAGCTGGCCAGAGACCTGAAGGAGGCTTATGACAG CCTTTGTACAACTGGTGTGGTGCGACTACATATTAACAACTGGCTCGAGGTGAGCTTCTGTTTACCACACAAGATACACAGGATTGGTGGCACCTATATCCCCCCAGAGGCATTAGAGCGCAGCCTTAAGGCTATAAG ACCCTATcatgccctgctgctgctggaaagtgAGAAGTCACTGCTGAGCCAGCTTCCTCTGGACTGCTCGCCTGCCATGGTGCGCCTCATCAAAACCTGCTCAGCTGtgaaaaacctgcagcagctcgCACAGGATGCTGACCTTGCCTTACTTCAG aTCTTTCAAATTGCTGCTCACTTGGTTTACTGGGGCAAAGCGATCATCATCTACCCACTATGTGAGAACAATGTCTACATGCTGTCTCCTCATGCCAACATCTGCCT ATACTCACCATTGGCTGAGCAGTTTGCCCAGCAGTTTACTGGTCATGATCTGCCCTCCATTTTAGCCAAGTTATCACTGCCTGTGTCACTGGCCGAGTTCATGAACCCCATGGATGCTCCTGCACCGGAG GCCCAGCTGATCCAGATGGTGGTGTGGATGCTCCAGCGCCGCCTGCTGATCCAGTTGCACACGTACGTCTGCCTGTTGGTGCCGCCCAGCGAGGATGAGCCCGGATTGAGGGATGAAGACCCTCCACTGGCTGCCCGAGTAGGAGGCCGCAGTCTCAGCACCCCTAGCGCTCTCAGCTTCGGTTCCCCAA CCAGCAGTGATGACATGACCCTGACCAGTCCAAGTATGGACAACTCCAGTGCAGAACTACTGCCTGGTGGGGACTCTCCACTCAACAAGAGGATGACAGAGACGCTACTGGCCAGCCTGTCAGAGCATGAGAGGCAGGTTATTCTAAACATCCCTGCTGCACAAAATCCAGAGGATCTGCGCATGTTTGCTAG
- the LOC143334305 gene encoding hemoglobin subunit beta-A: MVKWTDAERAAITSLWGKIDVGEIGPQALTRLLIVYPWTQRHFSTFGNLSTNAAILGNPKVAEHGKTVMGGLERAVKNMDDIKNAYSKLSVMHSEKLHVDPDNFRLLAECISVCMAAKFGRQFTPDVQEAWQKFLAVVVSALGKQYH, encoded by the exons ATGGTGAAGTGGACAGATGCTGAGCGTGCCGCCATCACATCTCTGTGGGGAAAGATCGATGTGGGTGAAATTGGACCCCAGGCTCTGACCAG GCTTCTGATTGTGTATCcgtggactcagagacacttctcAACGTTTGGCAACCTTTCTACTAATGCCGCCATCCTCGGAAACCCAAAGGTGGCCGAGCACGGTAAGACAGTGATGGGCGGCCTGGAGAGAGCTGTGAAGAACATGGACGACATCAAGAATGCTTACTCCAAACTGAGCGTCATGCACTCTGAGAAACTCCACGTGGACCCTGACAACTTCAGG CTCCTTGCTgagtgcatcagtgtgtgtatggCTGCCAAGTTTGGACGTCAGTTCACTCCTGATGTCCAAGAGGCCTGGCAGAAGTTCCTGGCTGTGGTCGTCTCTGCTCTGGGCAAACAGTACCACTGA
- the LOC143334465 gene encoding hemoglobin subunit alpha-A: protein MSLSGKDKSVVKSIWDKASPKAAEIGAEALARMLTVYPQTKTYFSHWADLSPDSPQVKKHGATIMAAVGEAVGKIDDLVGALSALSELHAFKLRVDPANFRMLAHNIILVMSMYFPGDFTPEVHLSFDKFLQNLALALSERYR from the exons ATGAGCCTCTCTGGAAAAGACAAGTCCGTGGTGAAGTCTATCTGGGACAAAGCGTCCCCGAAGGCCGCCGAGATTGGAGCTGAGGCTCTGGCCAG GATGCTGACTGTGTACCCGCAGACCAAGACCTATTTTTCCCACTGGGCTGATCTGAGTCCTGACTCCCCACAGGTGAAAAAGCATGGTGCAACCATCATGGCAGCCGTTGGGGAAGCCGTCGGAAAGATTGATGACCTTGTTGGTGCTCTGTCCGCCCTCAGCGAGCTGCATGCCTTCAAGCTCAGAGTGGATCCTGCCAACTTCAGG ATGCTGGCCCACAACATCATCTTGGTGATGTCCATGTACTTCCCCGGAGATTTCACTCCAGAGGTCCACCTCTCCTTCGACAAGTTCCTGCAGAACCTGGCTTTGGCTCTGTCCGAGAGATACCGCTAA
- the LOC143333991 gene encoding hemoglobin subunit beta-like, whose product MVEWTDFERATIQDIFSKMDYETVGPAALIRCLVVYPWTQRYFGNFGNLYNAAAINANAKIATHGKTILHGLDRAVKNMDNIKETYAELSVLHSEKLHVDPDNFRLLSDCLTIVVAAKLGSAFTADMQAAFQKFLAVVVSSLGRQYH is encoded by the exons ATGGTCGAATGGACAGACTTCGAGCGCGCTACTATCCAGGACATCTTCTCCAAGATGGACTATGAGACCGTGGGACCTGCAGCTCTCATCAG GTGTCTGGTCGTCTACCCCTGGACTCAGAGGTATTTCGGCAACTTTGGAAACCTCTACAACGCCGCTGCTATTAATGCAAACGCAAAGATAGCGACTCATGGAAAAACTATCCTCCACGGTCTGGACCGGGCTGTGAAGAACATGGACAACATCAAGGAAACCTATGCTGAGCTGAGTGTGCTGCACTCCGAGAAACTGCACGTCGACCCCGACAATTTCAGG ctgctgtctgactgcctgaCCATCGTGGTTGCTGCAAAGCTGGGTTCAGCCTTCACTGCTGACATGCAGGCAGCCTTCCAGAAGTTCCTGGCAGTTGTGGTGTCCTCCCTGGGAAGGCAGTACCACtag
- the LOC143333959 gene encoding hemoglobin embryonic subunit alpha-like: MSLSPKDKATVKTLWSKVSSKADDIGADALSRMLVVYPQTKTYFSHWKDLSPGSGPVKKHGQTVMTGVADAVSKIDDLSAGLLSLSELHAFTLRVDPANFKILIHNILVVMAIMFPNEFTPEAHVAMDKFLAALARALAEKYR, translated from the exons ATGAGTCTCTCCCCTAAGGACAAGGCCACAGTGAAGACCCTCTGGAGCAAAGTGTCCAGCAAGGCCGATGACATCGGCGCTGATGCTCTGTCCAG GATGCTGGTGGTGTACCCGCAGACCAAGACTTACTTCTCCCACTGGAAGGACCTGAGCCCCGGCTCTGGCCCGGTGAAGAAGCACGGACAGACCGTGATGACTGGAGTTGCTGATGCTGTGAGCAAAATCGACGATCTGAGTGCGGGTCTCCTGAGTCTCAGTGAGCTGCACGCCTTCACTCTGCGTGTGGACCCTGCCAACTTCAAG ATTCTCATTCACAACATCCTTGTGGTCATGGCCATCATGTTCCCCAACGAATTCACCCCTGAGGCCCATGTGGCCATGGACAAGTTCCTGGCTGCCCTGGCTCGTGCCCTGGCTGAGAAATACCGATGA
- the LOC143334538 gene encoding hemoglobin cathodic subunit beta-like: MAEWTENERSTVSAVWEKVDIDEIGPEALARVLIVYPWTERYFGRFGDIFTATAVLNNAKVAAHGRVVLKALDKAVKDMDNIKGTYADLSRLHCEKLNVDPDNFRLLADCITITVACKLRSALNPQVQATWQKFLSVVVDGMSSQYS; encoded by the exons ATGGCTGAGTGGACTGAGAACGAGCGCAGCACGGTCAGTGCTGTTTGGGAAAAAGTTGATATCGATGAGATTGGACCAGAAGCTTTGGCAAG GGTGCTGATCGTCTACCCCTGGACCGAGCGTTATTTCGGTAGATTTGGGGATATCTTCACCGCAACTGCTGTTTTGAATAACGCCAAAGTGGCAGCCCACGGTAGAGTGGTGCTGAAGGCTCTGGACAAAGCGGTGAAGGACATGGACAACATCAAAGGGACATATGCTGATCTGAGCCGGTTGCACTGCGAAAAACTCAACGTGGACCCCGATAACTTTAGA CTGTTGGCCGATTGCATCACCATCACTGTCGCCTGCAAACTCAGGAGCGCCCTTAACCCTCAGGTCCAGGCTACCTGGCAGAAGttcctgtctgttgttgttgatggTATGAGCAGTCAGTACTCCTGA
- the LOC143334373 gene encoding hemoglobin subunit beta-A-like, giving the protein MVKWTDAERTAIINLWSSIDVAEVGPQALTRLLIVYPWTQRHFSTFGDLSTNAAILGNPKVADHGTTVMGGLERAVKNMDDIKNAYSQLSVMHSEKLHVDPDNFRLLAECISVCMAAKFGPSVFTPGIQEAWQKFLAVVVSALGKQYH; this is encoded by the exons ATGGTCAAGTGGACAGATGCCGAGCGCACCGCAATCATCAACCTGTGGTCAAGCATCGATGTGGCTGAAGTCGGACCGCAGGCTCTGACCAG gcttctgattgtGTATCcgtggactcagagacacttctcAACGTTTGGCGACCTTTCCACCAACGCCGCCATCCTCGGAAACCCAAAGGTGGCCGATCACGGTACGACAGTGATGGGCGGGCTGGAGAGAGCTGTGAAGAACATGGACGACATCAAGAATGCTTACTCCCAGCTGAGCGTCATGCACTCCGAGAAACTCCACGTGGATCCGGATAACTTCAGG CTTCTTGCAgaatgcatcagtgtgtgtatggCTGCCAAGTTTGGCCCCTCCGTCTTCACCCCTGGTATCCAAGAAGCCTGGCAGAAGTTCCTGGCTGTGGTCGTCTCTGCTCTGGGCAAACAGTACCACTGA
- the LOC143334517 gene encoding hemoglobin subunit alpha-B-like — MSLSEKDKTQVRNFWSKIEGKAGEIGAEALGRMLVSYPQTKTYFSHWGQDLTPQNPQVRKHGAVIMGAVGKAVKGIDDLTRKMSALSELHAFKLRVDPANFKMLSHNIILVSAMYFPADFTAEVHVSVDKFLQSLAWALSERYR, encoded by the exons ATGAGTCTCTCTGAGAAAGACAAGACCCAGGTGAGGAACTTCTGGAGCAAAATTGAAGGCAAGGCCGGCGAGATTGGTGCTGAAGCTCTGGGCAG aATGTTGGTTTCCTACCCGCAGACCAAGACCTACTTTTCCCACTGGGGGCAGGATCTGACTCCTCAAAACCCACAAGTGAGGAAACATGGCGCAGTCATCATGGGGGCCGTGGGGAAGGCCGTCAAAGGCATTGATGATCTTACCCGTAAAATGAGCGCCCTCAGCGAGCTGCATGCCTTCAAGCTGCGGGTGGACCCTGCCAACTTTAag ATGCTGTCCCACAACATCATCTTGGTTTCAGCCATGTACTTCCCCGCAGACTTCACTGCAGAGGTCCACGTCTCAGTGGACAAGTTTCTGCAGAGCTTGGCTTGGGCTCTGTCTGAGAGGTACCGCTAA
- the LOC143333992 gene encoding hemoglobin subunit beta-2-like: MVEWTDFERATIQDIFAKMDYETVGPAALSRCLVVYPWTQRYFGNFGNLYNAAAIISNPMIATHGKTILHGLDRAVKNMDNIKETYAELSVLHSEKLHVDPDNFRLLSDCLTIVVAAKLGKAFTADMQAAFQKFLSVVVSSLGRQYH; this comes from the exons ATGGTTGAATGGACAGATTTCGAGCGCGCCACCATCCAGGACATCTTCGCCAAGATGGACTATGAGACGGTGGGACCCGCAGCTCTTTCCAG GTGTCTGGTCGTCTACCCCTGGACTCAGAGGTATTTCGGCAACTTTGGAAACCTCTACAACGCCGCTGCTATCATTTCAAACCCGATGATAGCGACTCATGGAAAAACTATCCTCCACGGTCTGGACCGGGCTGTGAAGAACATGGACAACATCAAGGAAACCTATGCTGAGCTGAGTGTGCTGCACTCCGAGAAACTGCACGTCGACCCCGACAATTTCAGG ctgctgtctgactgcctgaCCATCGTGGTTGCTGCCAAGCTGGGTAAAGCCTTCACTGCTGACATGCAGGCAGCCTTCCAGAAGTTCCTGTCAgtggtggtgtcctccctgGGAAGGCAGTACCACTAG
- the LOC143333965 gene encoding hemoglobin embryonic subunit alpha-like, producing the protein MTSLTAKDKATVKAFWAKVSSKADDIGTDALCRMLTVYPQTKTYFAHWNDQSPTSPSARKHGMTVMSGVGDAVNKIDDLKGGLLNLSELHAFTLRVDPANFKIVSHNILVVMAIMFPNEFTPEVHVSMDKFLASLALALAEKYR; encoded by the exons ATGACCAGCCTCACTGCTAAGGACAAGGCCACAGTCAAAGCCTTCTGGGCTAAAGTGTCTTCAAAGGCGGATGACATCGGCACCGATGCTCTCTGCAG GATGCTGACGGTGTACCCGCAGACCAAGACTTACTTCGCCCACTGGAATGACCAGAGCCCCACCTCTCCATCAGCCAGGAAGCACGGCATGACTGTGATGTCTGGAGTTGGAGATGCTGTGAACAAGATCGACGATCTGAAAGGAGGTCTCCTGAACCTCAGTGAGCTGCACGCCTTCACTCTGCGTGTGGACCCCGCTAACTTCAAG ATCGTCTCCCACAACATCCTTGTGGTCATGGCCATCATGTTCCCCAACGAATTCACTCCTGAGGTCCATGTTTCTATGGACAAGTTCCTGGCTTCTCTGGCTCTGGCCCTGGCTGAGAAATACCGATAA
- the LOC143333889 gene encoding hemoglobin subunit beta-2, translating to MVEWTDFERATIQDIFAKMDYETVGPAALSRCLVVYPWTQRYFGNFGNLYNAAAIISNPMIATHGKTILHGLDRAVKNMDNIKETYAELSVLHSEKLHVDPDNFRLLSDCLTIVVAAKLGKAFTADIQAAFQKFLSVVVSSLGRQYH from the exons ATGGTTGAATGGACAGATTTCGAGCGCGCCACCATCCAGGACATCTTCGCCAAGATGGACTATGAGACGGTGGGACCCGCAGCTCTTTCCAg GTGTCTGGTCGTCTACCCCTGGACTCAGAGGTATTTCGGCAACTTTGGAAACCTCTACAACGCCGCTGCTATCATTTCAAATCCAATGATAGCGACTCATGGAAAAACTATCCTCCACGGTCTGGACCGGGCTGTGAAGAACATGGACAACATCAAGGAAACCTATGCTGAGCTGAGTGTGCTGCACTCCGAGAAACTGCACGTCGACCCCGACAATTTCAGG ctgctgtctgactgcctgaCCATCGTGGTTGCTGCCAAGCTGGGTAAAGCCTTCACTGCTGACATCCAGGCAGCCTTCCAGAAGTTCCTGTCAgtggtggtgtcctccctgGGAAGGCAGTACCACTAG
- the LOC143333963 gene encoding hemoglobin embryonic subunit alpha-like — protein sequence MTSLTARDKDTVRAFWAKVSSKADDIGTDALCRMLTVYPQTKTYFAHWNDQSPTSPSARKHGMTVMSGVADAVSKIDDLKGGLLNLSELHAFTLRVDPANFKILSHNILVVMAIMFPKDFTPEVHVSMDKFLASLALALAEKYR from the exons ATGACCAGCCTCACTGCTAGGGATAAGGACACAGTCAGGGCCTTCTGGGCTAAAGTGTCTTCAAAGGCGGATGACATCGGCACAGATGCTCTCTGCAG GATGCTGACGGTGTACCCGCAGACCAAGACTTACTTCGCCCACTGGAATGACCAGAGCCCCACCTCTCCATCAGCCAGGAAGCACGGCATGACTGTGATGTCTGGAGTTGCAGATGCTGTGAGCAAAATCGATGATCTGAAAGGAGGTCTCCTGAACCTCAGTGAGCTGCACGCCTTCACTCTGCGTGTGGACCCCGCTAACTTCAAG ATTCTCTCTCACAACATCCTTGTGGTCATGGCCATCATGTTCCCCAAGGATTTCACCCCTGAGGTCCATGTTTCTATGGACAAGTTCCTGGCTTCTCTGGCTCTGGCCCTGGCTGAGAAATACCGATAA